The proteins below come from a single Vampirovibrio chlorellavorus genomic window:
- a CDS encoding secretin N-terminal domain-containing protein — MKKTLAPLLVAMMILQGVSPLPIMAQSGLGAGALDNTAMLDETLNVPNGSRRISLSVDNQNIRNVLYALSDTGKFNLVMDDSVTGNVTIDLSKVTINQALQSIASLGNLKILKQSGNIYLVMSRQTAQAKGLDRQLSKVVALHYTNATRVASMLNNSLLANASPTGTAAAGGGGAGAAGGNVMQPATAEARTNSIILIGTAQTIALAEAAIAKMDVPRQSKTFYLSHSNALDVATLLAGSAFNDGVASFAVGGAAASGSAAGGAAAGGINGTPRTPSSLRVERQDVQEGTGINVFGSNGDGVTSGLSSSVTLRGFVKTQDNATVSPESALIIPDTRQNAITIMGTAEQIALAESLIPTFDAQLPQVSIEASLVEITDTNNKQLGTRWGIADGKLQFGFNNQPLSSVSGNGLIGLSTITDITDVNALARSGIAFNTSPAVTRPDYAFQIRNLISQNKAKVLANPTVVATHDTESIISIVDEIVRRVVTTVDESGFATQTVEIGEAGIVMDILPKIGEDGTVSMRIRPSVTSVLREETVLGNLVTLLQKRDLLAQNVRLKDGETLVIGGLIQQRELNRTDKLPGVAELPIVGAMFRASQRTGTRSELVMMITPHIINNTKLTPVISTTATDTGALNNLAGGK, encoded by the coding sequence ATGAAGAAAACGCTGGCGCCATTGCTGGTCGCAATGATGATCCTCCAGGGGGTATCCCCGTTGCCAATCATGGCTCAATCGGGTCTGGGCGCTGGCGCTCTGGACAATACCGCCATGCTGGATGAAACCCTGAATGTACCCAATGGAAGCCGCCGTATTTCCCTGAGCGTTGACAATCAAAATATCCGCAACGTTCTCTACGCCCTGTCGGATACCGGGAAGTTTAATCTGGTGATGGACGATTCGGTTACTGGCAATGTTACGATCGATCTGTCCAAGGTGACCATTAATCAGGCGCTACAATCGATTGCTTCATTGGGTAATTTGAAGATTCTGAAGCAAAGCGGCAATATTTACCTGGTCATGTCCCGACAAACCGCCCAGGCCAAGGGGCTGGATCGTCAGCTTTCCAAAGTGGTCGCCCTGCATTACACCAATGCCACCCGGGTGGCCAGTATGCTGAATAACTCCCTGCTGGCCAATGCCTCCCCGACTGGAACAGCCGCGGCGGGAGGTGGTGGCGCCGGTGCCGCCGGGGGCAATGTCATGCAACCGGCCACAGCGGAAGCGCGCACAAACAGCATTATTCTGATCGGCACCGCTCAAACCATTGCTCTGGCGGAAGCGGCCATTGCCAAGATGGACGTTCCCCGGCAAAGCAAGACCTTTTACCTCAGTCATTCCAACGCGTTGGATGTGGCGACCCTTCTGGCGGGCAGCGCCTTCAATGACGGGGTTGCCTCCTTTGCCGTGGGAGGCGCAGCCGCTTCAGGCAGCGCTGCAGGCGGCGCCGCAGCAGGAGGCATCAATGGAACGCCCAGAACCCCTTCCTCGCTTCGGGTGGAACGTCAGGATGTACAGGAAGGCACTGGCATCAACGTGTTTGGCAGCAATGGGGATGGGGTCACCTCCGGCCTTTCCAGCAGCGTTACTTTGCGGGGTTTTGTCAAAACCCAGGACAATGCCACGGTGTCCCCGGAAAGCGCGTTGATCATTCCGGATACCCGCCAAAATGCCATCACCATTATGGGCACTGCCGAGCAAATCGCCCTGGCTGAGTCGCTTATTCCGACCTTTGACGCCCAGTTGCCACAGGTTTCCATTGAGGCCTCTCTGGTAGAAATTACGGATACCAACAACAAGCAACTGGGCACCCGCTGGGGGATTGCCGATGGCAAGTTACAATTCGGGTTTAACAATCAACCGCTCAGTTCAGTGTCCGGTAACGGGCTGATAGGGCTTTCCACAATCACCGATATCACGGATGTCAACGCCCTGGCTCGTTCAGGTATTGCCTTTAATACCAGTCCTGCGGTCACTCGACCGGATTACGCCTTCCAGATCCGAAACCTGATCTCCCAGAACAAGGCCAAGGTACTGGCCAACCCTACCGTGGTGGCCACTCACGATACCGAGTCGATCATCAGTATCGTGGATGAAATTGTACGACGGGTGGTGACCACGGTGGATGAAAGTGGCTTTGCCACTCAAACTGTGGAGATTGGGGAGGCGGGCATTGTGATGGACATCCTGCCCAAAATCGGCGAAGACGGGACTGTCAGCATGCGTATTCGGCCTTCCGTAACCAGTGTGCTGCGGGAAGAAACCGTTTTGGGTAACCTGGTGACCCTGTTGCAAAAGCGGGATTTGCTGGCTCAGAATGTTCGCTTGAAAGACGGTGAGACGCTGGTCATTGGCGGGCTAATCCAGCAGCGGGAACTCAATCGTACGGACAAGCTGCCTGGTGTGGCGGAATTGCCCATTGTGGGCGCCATGTTTCGGGCCTCTCAAAGAACCGGAACCCGTTCGGAGCTGGTTATGATGATTACCCCCCATATCATCAACAACACCAAACTGACACCGGTTATTTCCACCACCGCGACCGACACCGGTGCCCTGAATAACCTGGCCGGAGGGAAGTAG
- a CDS encoding secretin N-terminal domain-containing protein yields the protein MQNLFSFREKKIFSLALKKSLSLLLSVGCLFSQGGLLAFSASTGTITGDIRVTVNPTNIKANLPIPGGQQLVTMSFHGISIQDALRALAQKGGFNVLIDESVAGEISVDLNNVTIQDALESIKSYGNLVYAIQGNNLTVAHATSPKGQSLKKAATRIFALKNANASQVASILNNTLFSDALNGGATGAVGGGGAGGATAMPVTADFHTNSIIVVGQPQDIQAVEKHLAILDQPRQSRTWRLSHANALDVATILSSSLFNEGVPVLGANGTGSSGGAGGAGGTGSVGQTPAQVRVVADNVQEGQGTNQSSQSGGNSGGQTSLTNTINLRTRVKAVQTISVAPNGPVILPDTRLNTLTLMGTAEQIAMVEAMIPMLDRKIPQVVLETALIELSETGIRELGFNFGVNVGGFKVGSNNTSTNNGRGSAIGVGTSTETPRESLLQFTTSPTRRMKDFYYQINALVNQNKARMLANPSIVTASNDEAVVSIVDEIIRSVEITQSALSAPTATVNIGEAGIVLNMLPVVGADNTVSLKIRPVISTVAETKTGLSGTTITLLSKREVLTQNVRLQDGETFVLGGLVQNTNKEAVYRTPGLSNLPIVGALARNSTLNKKRTELVVLVTPHILREEGDSPNSNNGFASGGQLNPNNAGRNGDDPGMVPVSLQGRGHSNALPAMEPARTINSTTNGVDPLDYRRKSQPSPRPSGALLPDELKPAPAAASTPSSKSSGAMVPVSYQPAQSSTVYKPSRTPPATVRRSTPSHPVVEAPGPVDTSDAAIQAILEKFR from the coding sequence ATGCAGAATTTGTTTTCATTTCGGGAAAAAAAGATCTTCAGTCTGGCCCTTAAAAAAAGTCTCTCCCTGCTCCTGAGTGTGGGATGCCTTTTTTCTCAGGGCGGGCTACTGGCCTTTTCCGCTTCGACCGGCACGATTACCGGGGATATTCGGGTCACCGTCAATCCCACCAACATCAAGGCGAATTTGCCCATCCCCGGCGGGCAGCAGTTGGTGACCATGTCCTTTCACGGTATTTCCATTCAGGATGCCCTGCGAGCCCTGGCTCAAAAGGGCGGCTTCAACGTTCTGATCGATGAGTCGGTGGCCGGTGAAATCAGTGTGGATCTCAATAACGTCACCATTCAGGACGCGCTGGAATCCATCAAGTCTTATGGAAATCTGGTTTACGCGATTCAGGGTAACAACCTCACAGTCGCCCATGCCACTTCACCCAAGGGGCAAAGCCTGAAAAAGGCGGCGACCCGCATTTTCGCGCTTAAAAACGCCAACGCCAGCCAGGTGGCCAGCATCCTGAATAATACCCTGTTTTCGGATGCCCTGAATGGGGGAGCGACCGGGGCTGTTGGCGGCGGCGGAGCGGGGGGGGCAACCGCAATGCCCGTGACCGCGGACTTTCATACCAACAGCATTATCGTGGTGGGACAGCCTCAGGATATTCAGGCGGTTGAAAAGCATCTGGCAATTCTGGATCAACCCCGGCAAAGCAGAACCTGGCGTTTGAGTCATGCCAACGCGCTGGATGTCGCCACCATTTTGTCCTCCAGTTTGTTTAACGAGGGGGTCCCGGTGCTGGGTGCCAATGGCACCGGCAGCAGTGGTGGTGCGGGTGGAGCCGGCGGAACGGGCAGCGTTGGACAGACGCCAGCACAGGTGCGGGTGGTTGCGGATAACGTGCAGGAAGGTCAGGGCACAAACCAGTCCTCTCAAAGTGGCGGCAATTCCGGTGGTCAAACCAGTTTGACCAATACCATCAACTTGCGCACTCGGGTGAAAGCGGTGCAGACCATCAGCGTGGCCCCCAACGGCCCGGTTATTTTGCCGGATACCCGGCTTAACACACTGACCCTGATGGGAACGGCCGAGCAAATCGCCATGGTGGAAGCCATGATCCCTATGCTGGATCGTAAAATTCCACAGGTGGTGCTGGAGACAGCCCTGATTGAGTTGAGTGAAACCGGTATCCGGGAATTGGGCTTTAACTTTGGCGTGAATGTGGGCGGCTTTAAAGTGGGCTCCAATAATACTTCGACCAATAATGGAAGGGGCAGCGCCATCGGGGTGGGCACCAGCACGGAGACCCCCCGGGAGAGTCTCCTGCAATTCACCACCAGTCCCACCCGCCGGATGAAGGATTTTTACTACCAGATCAACGCGCTGGTCAATCAGAATAAAGCTCGCATGCTGGCCAACCCCAGTATTGTAACGGCCAGCAATGATGAAGCCGTGGTGAGTATTGTGGATGAAATTATCCGGTCTGTGGAAATTACCCAAAGTGCCCTGAGTGCGCCCACGGCCACCGTGAACATTGGTGAAGCCGGGATTGTGCTGAATATGTTGCCAGTGGTGGGCGCGGACAACACGGTTTCCCTGAAAATTCGCCCGGTCATTAGCACCGTGGCCGAAACCAAGACAGGTTTAAGTGGCACCACCATCACCTTGCTGTCCAAACGGGAGGTGTTGACCCAAAACGTGCGGCTACAGGACGGTGAAACCTTTGTGCTGGGTGGTCTGGTGCAAAACACGAATAAAGAGGCCGTTTATCGCACCCCGGGGCTGTCCAATTTACCCATCGTGGGTGCCTTGGCCCGAAACTCCACGCTGAATAAAAAGCGGACGGAACTGGTGGTCTTGGTGACCCCGCATATTTTAAGGGAAGAGGGGGACTCTCCCAACAGCAATAACGGCTTTGCGTCTGGTGGCCAGTTAAACCCAAACAATGCGGGGCGAAACGGAGATGACCCCGGCATGGTGCCGGTCTCCCTGCAGGGTCGAGGACACTCCAACGCCTTGCCCGCTATGGAACCCGCCAGAACCATTAATAGCACGACCAATGGTGTGGATCCGCTGGATTACAGGAGAAAAAGCCAGCCGTCACCGCGCCCTTCCGGTGCCTTGCTGCCGGATGAACTGAAGCCCGCCCCAGCCGCAGCCAGTACACCTTCCAGTAAAAGCAGCGGGGCCATGGTGCCCGTCAGTTACCAGCCGGCCCAGTCCAGCACGGTGTACAAACCCAGCCGGACACCCCCTGCCACCGTTCGTCGAAGTACCCCGAGTCATCCGGTGGTGGAAGCGCCCGGGCCGGTGGACACTTCGGATGCCGCCATTCAGGCCATTCTGGAAAAATTCCGCTAG
- a CDS encoding glycerol-3-phosphate dehydrogenase/oxidase, producing the protein MTNLNNDPPILPNRCPKSCQIIGPSAESTETIQWPVYDLIVIGGGINGTGIARDAALRGLSVLMLEKNDFGSGTSAYSSRLIHGGLRYLANLELDLVYESLAERELLLKNAPHLVRPLALGLPAYRGGKTPFWMIELGMWMYDALSVFKSLPWHRMFSAAAFAERYPSLSQRNLQGGTVYYDAQVEFPELICVENAMAAKATGYASMLNHAQVVDFELKNGRITGVEFEDTLTGQRYQVQGKGVINAAGPWLDQVIALTPMDTVRPASTLRPRIGGTLGTHIVIPRFASGPDTALYVEAESDGRPFFIIPWRKDFYLIGTTDLPFTGDLDQAAGSLEEVHYLLRETNRVLPQANLSVNDVLYSYAGVRPLPAVTADQPGKISRKHWIEDHARDTRNPIQGLVSVIGGKLTTYRNLAQATVDTAVRAFDLRLPHGQKVPKSATQHLPLPGGTGIASIERYKADHMAAASQRFQVAPEVIAHLIDLYGSGYDQVLSLLSENEAWKQPLCSAGLDIRAQVIFAIRKQMACTVSDVMLRRIGCAFNADAGMQSVQQVAQDMATELGWGFSRIEQEVQQYRALIQARHLHFRAASAVATA; encoded by the coding sequence GTGACCAATTTAAATAATGATCCGCCGATCCTGCCAAATCGATGCCCCAAATCCTGTCAAATCATTGGGCCGTCAGCCGAAAGCACTGAAACGATTCAGTGGCCGGTTTACGATTTAATTGTCATCGGCGGGGGCATTAATGGCACCGGCATCGCCCGGGACGCCGCTTTGCGGGGCTTAAGCGTGTTAATGCTGGAAAAAAACGATTTTGGCTCCGGCACCTCAGCATATTCCAGCCGGTTGATTCATGGTGGTTTGCGTTATCTGGCCAATCTGGAGCTGGATTTGGTCTATGAATCGTTGGCCGAACGGGAATTATTACTGAAAAACGCCCCGCATCTGGTGCGCCCCCTGGCCCTTGGCTTGCCCGCTTACCGGGGCGGAAAAACACCCTTCTGGATGATTGAGCTTGGCATGTGGATGTATGATGCGCTTTCTGTTTTCAAAAGCCTGCCCTGGCATCGAATGTTCAGTGCCGCAGCGTTTGCCGAACGCTATCCCTCCCTGTCCCAACGGAATTTACAAGGAGGTACGGTTTATTACGATGCCCAGGTGGAATTTCCCGAATTGATTTGCGTGGAAAACGCCATGGCCGCCAAAGCGACCGGTTATGCCTCCATGCTGAACCATGCCCAAGTGGTTGATTTTGAGCTAAAGAATGGGCGAATCACCGGGGTGGAATTTGAGGACACCCTCACCGGGCAGCGTTATCAGGTTCAGGGCAAAGGGGTCATTAACGCCGCCGGGCCCTGGCTGGATCAGGTAATCGCCCTGACGCCAATGGACACGGTGAGGCCAGCGTCCACCTTGCGCCCCCGCATCGGGGGCACTTTGGGCACCCATATCGTGATTCCCCGTTTTGCCAGTGGCCCGGACACAGCCTTATACGTGGAGGCGGAATCCGACGGGCGGCCCTTTTTTATTATTCCCTGGCGGAAAGACTTTTATTTAATTGGCACCACCGATCTGCCTTTTACAGGCGATTTGGATCAAGCCGCTGGCAGCCTGGAAGAGGTGCATTACCTGCTACGGGAAACCAATCGGGTGCTGCCTCAGGCCAATCTTTCGGTGAACGATGTGCTTTACAGCTATGCGGGGGTGCGGCCTCTTCCGGCGGTAACTGCCGATCAACCGGGCAAAATTTCCAGGAAGCACTGGATTGAGGATCATGCCCGGGATACCCGGAACCCCATACAGGGGCTGGTTTCAGTCATTGGGGGCAAGTTGACCACCTATCGTAATCTGGCGCAGGCTACCGTAGATACCGCCGTTCGGGCTTTTGATCTGCGTTTGCCCCACGGCCAGAAAGTTCCAAAATCCGCTACCCAACATCTGCCCTTGCCCGGTGGTACGGGCATTGCCAGCATTGAGCGCTATAAGGCGGACCACATGGCCGCAGCCAGTCAGCGGTTCCAGGTAGCCCCTGAGGTGATTGCCCATCTCATCGATTTATACGGCAGCGGCTATGATCAGGTGCTGTCACTGCTTTCTGAAAATGAAGCGTGGAAACAGCCACTTTGCAGTGCGGGACTGGATATCCGGGCACAGGTCATCTTCGCCATTCGCAAGCAGATGGCCTGCACCGTATCGGATGTCATGCTGCGCCGGATCGGCTGTGCCTTCAACGCCGACGCGGGCATGCAGTCGGTTCAGCAGGTGGCTCAGGATATGGCCACTGAACTGGGCTGGGGCTTCTCTAGAATTGAACAGGAAGTTCAACAATATCGAGCCTTGATTCAGGCCCGGCATTTACACTTCAGGGCGGCCTCCGCCGTTGCCACCGCATAA
- a CDS encoding MmgE/PrpD family protein — protein MTVISHTKMFLADRLAEYTSQLSFEKLPAEAVLEAKRRVIDALGCAMGAYDAEPAQIARQVAQLSSNPNGATVLTTGHKTSPDLAAFASGVMMRYLDFNDTYLSKEPAHPSDNIAAVLAVAEAEKRSGKDIITAIVLAYEIQCRLCDAASIRARGWDHVTYGAFSAGLAAGKLYGLSQQQLVHVQGLAATPNNALRQTRVGELSHWKGCAFANASRNAVFAATLAKHGMTGPSEIFEGEMGFWAQVSGPFDLAPMGGEDGNPHFMINQTYVKHFPAEYHSQSAIEAALELRAQIGADNIDQKIESITIESFDAAVDIIAGFAEHWAPKSRETADHSMPYCVSAALMDGDITLDTFSDARIQEPKLRALIQKVKVNRNAEMTAGYPEGIPNLLVIKTIDGQQYSKKIAYPLGHNRNPMNDVDIEKKFRSLALRWMSEAHADRILKALWSLETCTDISEIMALFAEAIATGK, from the coding sequence ATGACCGTTATTTCGCACACCAAAATGTTTTTAGCGGATCGTCTGGCTGAATACACCAGTCAGCTCAGCTTTGAAAAATTACCGGCTGAAGCGGTACTGGAAGCCAAGCGCCGGGTCATTGACGCACTGGGCTGCGCCATGGGCGCCTACGACGCCGAACCGGCCCAGATCGCCCGTCAGGTGGCTCAACTCTCCAGTAACCCCAACGGGGCCACCGTATTAACCACCGGACACAAAACCTCGCCGGATTTGGCCGCCTTTGCCAGCGGGGTCATGATGCGCTATCTGGACTTCAACGACACGTACCTCTCCAAGGAACCGGCACACCCCAGCGATAACATTGCCGCCGTGCTGGCCGTGGCCGAAGCGGAGAAAAGAAGCGGGAAAGACATCATTACGGCCATTGTGCTGGCCTACGAAATTCAGTGTCGCCTGTGCGATGCGGCCAGCATTCGCGCCAGAGGCTGGGATCACGTGACTTATGGGGCCTTTTCCGCCGGATTGGCCGCTGGCAAGCTGTATGGCCTGAGCCAACAGCAACTGGTGCATGTGCAAGGGCTGGCTGCCACTCCCAACAACGCCTTGCGTCAGACCCGGGTGGGAGAGTTGTCTCACTGGAAAGGTTGCGCTTTCGCCAATGCCTCCCGAAACGCGGTGTTTGCCGCCACGTTGGCCAAGCACGGTATGACCGGCCCTTCGGAAATTTTTGAAGGCGAAATGGGCTTCTGGGCCCAGGTGTCCGGCCCCTTTGATCTGGCCCCCATGGGCGGGGAAGACGGCAACCCGCACTTTATGATCAACCAGACCTACGTCAAGCACTTCCCTGCGGAGTACCACTCCCAAAGCGCCATTGAGGCCGCCCTGGAACTGCGGGCCCAAATCGGGGCGGACAATATCGATCAGAAAATCGAGTCCATCACCATTGAGAGCTTTGACGCCGCCGTGGATATCATCGCCGGGTTCGCCGAGCATTGGGCCCCCAAAAGCCGGGAAACCGCCGATCACAGCATGCCCTATTGCGTCTCGGCGGCCCTGATGGATGGGGACATCACCCTGGATACCTTCAGCGATGCCCGCATTCAGGAGCCCAAGTTGCGGGCCCTGATCCAAAAAGTCAAAGTCAATCGAAACGCCGAAATGACCGCCGGTTACCCGGAGGGCATTCCCAACCTGCTGGTGATCAAGACCATCGATGGCCAGCAGTACAGCAAGAAAATCGCTTACCCTTTGGGACACAACCGCAACCCCATGAACGATGTGGATATCGAGAAAAAATTCCGCTCGCTGGCCCTGCGCTGGATGAGTGAGGCCCACGCCGACCGCATCCTGAAAGCCCTGTGGAGTCTGGAAACCTGCACCGATATTTCCGAGATTATGGCCCTGTTTGCGGAAGCCATTGCCACCGGGAAGTAA
- the prpB gene encoding methylisocitrate lyase, which translates to MSEALLNPQPNKPAQLRALMRQGTIALPGAFNAISAKIIESVGFPGVYVSGAGISNGVGGYPDIGFMTATEMATQAGYIARSVSIPAIADADNGYGEAINVFRTVQEYERQGLSGLHIEDQVIPKRCGHLDGKQVISIENMREKIAAAREARINPDFLLIARVDSKAVNGFEDAVKRANAYLEAGADMIFPEALTTREEFAEFSRQVKAPLLANMTEFGKTPYLSLSEFETLGYTIVIFPMTAFRIMMKAVEDGMRQLQQEGTQSNLLPQMTTRQDLYQLIHYQDYERLDSSLATQFSSNTNR; encoded by the coding sequence GTGAGCGAAGCCCTGCTGAATCCGCAACCCAACAAGCCCGCCCAGTTGCGAGCCTTGATGAGGCAGGGCACCATCGCCTTGCCCGGCGCCTTTAACGCCATTTCCGCCAAGATCATCGAATCCGTGGGCTTTCCGGGAGTGTACGTCTCCGGGGCGGGGATTTCCAACGGGGTGGGCGGCTATCCCGATATCGGGTTTATGACGGCCACGGAAATGGCGACCCAGGCGGGTTACATCGCTCGATCGGTCAGTATTCCAGCCATCGCCGACGCGGATAATGGCTATGGGGAGGCCATCAACGTATTCCGTACCGTGCAGGAGTACGAGCGGCAGGGGCTGAGCGGCCTGCATATCGAGGATCAGGTCATCCCCAAGCGCTGTGGACATCTGGATGGTAAGCAGGTCATTTCCATTGAGAATATGCGGGAAAAAATAGCCGCTGCCCGGGAAGCCCGGATTAATCCCGATTTTTTGCTGATTGCCCGGGTGGATTCCAAAGCGGTCAATGGGTTTGAGGATGCCGTGAAGCGTGCCAATGCTTACCTGGAGGCCGGGGCGGACATGATTTTTCCGGAGGCCCTGACCACCCGGGAGGAATTCGCTGAATTTTCCCGGCAAGTGAAGGCCCCCCTGCTGGCCAATATGACCGAATTCGGCAAAACGCCCTATTTGAGCCTCTCTGAATTTGAGACTCTGGGTTATACAATTGTCATCTTTCCAATGACGGCCTTTCGCATTATGATGAAGGCGGTAGAGGATGGCATGCGTCAGCTGCAGCAAGAAGGCACTCAAAGTAACCTGTTGCCGCAGATGACTACCCGGCAGGATTTATATCAGCTTATTCACTACCAGGATTATGAACGGCTGGATTCCAGTTTGGCCACTCAGTTTTCGTCCAACACCAACCGTTAA
- a CDS encoding citrate/2-methylcitrate synthase: MKTAEYSPGLEGIIAGTTTISHVNPDLCSLMYRGYDIRDLVKNSTFEEVAFLLLKGHLPTQSEYDAFCAELKQERDLPAVVVESFKTFPPNSVPMDMLRTGAALLALHDPDRDDNSHAANLRKATRLIAKFPALIAYSYRINRGQEIVKPDNSLGHGENFLYMLQGKKPDAYMAHVFDCSLICYADHGFNASTFSSRVTVSTLSDIYSGLVAAIGALKGPLHGGANEEAMKMLQEVGTPENAEAWVLDALATKKKIMGFGHREYKNGDPRAFILTEMGAEMSEKLGDTRWYKTASIVESVMRREKNIVPNVDFPTSYIYYLMGLPIEIYTPIFALARVAGWTAHMIEQLDNNRLIRPKALYEGPDHLEFIARGQR; the protein is encoded by the coding sequence ATGAAAACGGCAGAGTACAGCCCTGGACTTGAAGGCATTATCGCCGGAACCACCACCATTTCGCACGTTAATCCGGATTTGTGCAGCTTGATGTACCGAGGGTACGATATTCGGGATCTGGTGAAGAATTCCACCTTTGAGGAAGTGGCCTTTTTACTGCTGAAGGGCCATTTGCCCACCCAGAGCGAGTACGACGCTTTCTGTGCCGAGCTGAAACAGGAGCGGGATCTGCCCGCCGTTGTGGTGGAGAGCTTTAAGACCTTCCCGCCCAACAGCGTGCCCATGGACATGCTGCGCACCGGCGCAGCCTTATTGGCGTTGCATGACCCGGATCGGGATGACAACAGCCATGCGGCCAACCTGCGCAAGGCCACCCGGCTGATCGCCAAGTTCCCGGCCTTGATTGCCTATTCCTACCGCATCAACCGGGGGCAGGAAATCGTCAAGCCGGACAACAGCCTGGGTCACGGCGAAAACTTCCTGTATATGCTGCAAGGCAAAAAACCGGACGCCTACATGGCCCATGTGTTTGATTGTTCGCTGATTTGTTACGCGGATCACGGCTTCAATGCCTCGACATTTTCCAGCCGGGTGACGGTTTCCACACTTTCCGATATTTATTCCGGGTTGGTGGCGGCCATTGGTGCTTTAAAAGGCCCATTGCACGGTGGGGCCAACGAAGAAGCCATGAAGATGCTGCAAGAAGTGGGCACCCCGGAGAATGCCGAAGCCTGGGTGCTGGACGCCTTGGCCACCAAGAAAAAAATTATGGGCTTTGGGCATCGGGAGTACAAAAACGGCGATCCCAGAGCGTTCATTCTCACCGAAATGGGTGCGGAAATGAGCGAGAAGCTGGGCGATACCCGCTGGTACAAGACCGCCTCCATTGTGGAGTCGGTTATGCGCCGGGAGAAAAATATTGTGCCCAACGTGGATTTCCCCACTTCTTATATTTATTACCTGATGGGGCTGCCCATTGAGATTTACACCCCCATCTTCGCCCTGGCCCGGGTGGCAGGCTGGACGGCCCACATGATTGAGCAACTGGATAACAACCGCCTGATTCGTCCCAAGGCCTTGTATGAAGGGCCGGATCACCTGGAGTTTATCGCCAGAGGGCAGCGTTAA
- a CDS encoding cyclic nucleotide-binding domain-containing protein: protein MSTRPRPIRQFQKGQTIIQEGSVGDCSFKILVGEVIICKRNPQGQLIPVAKVGPGEIFGEMYLFENDHIRTASAIAVSDAVSVEVYSQSDISDMLANLSEPTRDIFQGLSQRLKTVSESYTQMAQTAPAQPGVVESGHTFITRKPQSPQ, encoded by the coding sequence TTGTCCACGCGACCCAGACCCATTCGACAGTTTCAAAAAGGGCAAACCATCATTCAGGAGGGCAGTGTTGGCGATTGCAGTTTTAAAATTCTGGTGGGCGAGGTGATCATCTGTAAGCGCAATCCGCAGGGGCAGCTGATCCCTGTGGCCAAAGTGGGCCCCGGTGAGATATTTGGGGAAATGTACCTGTTTGAAAATGACCACATCCGAACCGCCTCGGCAATCGCCGTCAGTGACGCGGTGAGTGTGGAGGTGTACAGCCAAAGCGACATCAGCGACATGTTGGCGAATCTCAGCGAGCCGACCCGGGATATTTTTCAGGGCTTAAGCCAACGACTCAAGACCGTGTCCGAGAGCTACACTCAAATGGCCCAAACCGCTCCCGCCCAGCCGGGAGTTGTGGAAAGCGGTCATACTTTTATTACCCGTAAACCGCAGTCGCCCCAGTAG
- a CDS encoding peroxiredoxin family protein, with translation MLMSRGSIMKIQASLWAVGALSLLTVGFVYALSVTPSPSLQAKPSSPPPAASRSAAAGASVASKPAGSLSPVLTQADAFEFLDLIPVGKKAPAFTAQTAEGKPIRLADYKGKKNLVLVFYQGSFCSVCGHQLTNIQENLSYYRAQDAEIIAISADDPAHALSSVGEHGLTFPVVPDPEKKLIKLFGVSNISKKGIAWPSLYVLDKQGTVRLAFANAEGKRLHSDEILPALAKITGKPAPRLNYD, from the coding sequence ATGTTAATGAGCAGAGGTTCCATTATGAAAATTCAGGCCAGCCTGTGGGCAGTGGGCGCATTGTCTCTGTTAACCGTTGGCTTCGTGTACGCCCTGTCCGTAACGCCCTCGCCGTCCCTGCAGGCCAAGCCATCCTCTCCCCCCCCTGCGGCGTCTCGTTCTGCCGCTGCGGGCGCTTCCGTTGCGTCAAAGCCCGCTGGATCCCTCTCTCCGGTTTTAACCCAGGCCGATGCCTTTGAGTTTCTGGATCTCATCCCGGTGGGTAAAAAAGCCCCGGCCTTCACCGCCCAGACCGCCGAGGGCAAGCCGATTCGGCTGGCCGACTATAAAGGCAAGAAAAATCTGGTGCTGGTGTTTTATCAGGGCAGTTTTTGCAGCGTCTGCGGCCATCAGCTGACCAACATCCAGGAAAACCTGTCCTATTACCGGGCTCAGGATGCTGAAATCATTGCCATCAGCGCGGACGATCCGGCTCACGCCCTGAGCAGCGTGGGGGAACATGGTTTAACGTTCCCGGTGGTGCCCGATCCTGAAAAAAAGCTGATAAAACTGTTTGGGGTCAGTAACATCAGCAAAAAAGGCATTGCCTGGCCCTCTTTGTACGTGCTGGATAAACAGGGCACCGTGCGGTTGGCCTTTGCCAACGCCGAGGGAAAACGATTGCACAGCGATGAGATTTTACCAGCGCTGGCCAAAATCACCGGAAAGCCAGCCCCCCGCCTGAACTACGACTAA